In Mercurialis annua linkage group LG6, ddMerAnnu1.2, whole genome shotgun sequence, the following are encoded in one genomic region:
- the LOC126687200 gene encoding uncharacterized protein LOC126687200 encodes MNFLQRYTANATTHSVVPTEHGLPPIHELQMDSRYASAKPTATLEGLIAEDSFPQSPSPVATLHDGTAQGSSTNEGENGTPAAPGVSAQNESFAMENHSDVSEEEGWITIPHGELPDGWNNVPDIHSLRSLDRSFVFPGEQVHILACLSACKQVTEIITPFKVAAVMSKNGIGQSPEKQNGKVRDEKDLGSGEGEGEVSSDGQFVDQNGSTPLKPEIDSQKDISASESFLRMEDHKRQTETLLQRFRNSHFFVRIADAGEPLWSKRGSFDSKSSEMDGQNSTADDMSRIVALIDRGNFDANVSGGAARNSVNCFSLPNGDIVVLLQVNIGVNILRDPIIEILQFEKYQEKNLSPENQDNINGMHYDPCGELLKWLLPLDNTLPPPARSLSPTRLGSGSGIVASSHKPSPSSSQLFSHFRSYSMSSLPQNTTSSPQPVKTQSSKPSFDLGDWNQYSSQKFWKGQKSGGEGLLSFRGVSLERERFSVRCGLEGIYIPGRRWRRKLKIVQLVEIHSFAADCNTDDLLCVQIKNVSPESNPDIVVYIDAITIVFEEASKSVSPSSLPIACIEAGNDHSLPNLPLRRGEEHSFILKPACSMQQNVKVHAEKVSPSSSLRLTPSPIEGRRNGLDTDKYAIMVSCRCNYTESRLFFKRTTSWRPRISRDLLISVASEMSGQSSGSSERASQLPVQVLTLQASNLTSEDLTMTVLAPASFTSPPSVGSLSSPTTPMNPFVRLSDSSSRIGGERHGTAIKRLSSMPPSEKPKQTGKGGVHSHSFNEQSSPISDVVPSDGLGCTHLWLQSRVPLGCVPAQSTATIKLELLPLTDGIITLDTLQIDVKDKGLTYIPEHSLKINATSSISTGIV; translated from the exons ATGAATTTTCTACAAAGGTATACTGCTAATGCTACTACACACAGTGTAGTTCCAACGGAACATGGTCTTCCTCCTATACATGAACTTCAAATGGACTCGCGGTACGCTTCCGCTAAGCCAACAGCAACTCTAGAAGGCCTTATAGCTGAAGATTCATTTCCACAGTCGCCGTCTCCTGTTGCAACTCTCCATGACGGGACTGCGCAGGGATCTTCTACCAATGAAGGTGAGAATGGTACGCCTGCTGCCCCTGGCGTGAGTGCACAAAATGAGTCTTTTGCTATGGAGAATCACTCTGATGTTTCCGAAGAAGAAGGGTGGATTACTATTCCACATG GGGAACTTCCTGATGGTTGGAATAATGTACCAGATATACATTCATTACGCTCCCTGGATCGATCATTTGTTTTTCCTG GTGAGCAGGTTCATATCCTGGCATGCTTGTCAGCATGTAAGCAGGTTACAGAAATTATTACTCCATTTAAAGTTGCTGCTGTGATGTCTAAAAATGGCATTGGACAAAGCCCTGAGAAACAAAATGGGAAGGTGAGGGATGAAAAAGATTTGGGATCAGGAGAAGGCGAAGGCGAAGTGAGCTCAGATGGCCAATTTGTAGATCAAAATGGAAGTACGCCATTAAAACCAGAGATTGATTCACAAAAAGATATATCTGCCAGTGAATCTTTCCTCAGAATGGAAGATCATAAAAGACAAACTGAAACATTATTGCAAAGATTTAGAAACTCTCACTTTTTTGTTAGGATTGCCGATGCAGGGGAGCCACTTTGGTCAAAAAGAGGTAGTTTTGATTCCAAATCTTCTGAGATGGATGGTCAGAACTCCACTGCAGATGACATGTCCCGAATTGTTGCTCTTATTGATAGAGGAAATTTTGATGCCAATGTTTCTGGTGGAGCAGCAAGGAATTCTGTCAATTGTTTCTCTCTTCCTAATGGAGACATAGTG GTGCTTTTACAAGTTAATATTGGTGTTAATATTTTGAGAGATCCTATCATTGAGATTCTTCAATTTGAGAAATATCAGGAAAAAAATTTGTCTCCTGAGAATCAAGACAACATAAATGGCATGCATTATGATCCATGTGGTGAGTTGTTAAAATGGCTGCTTCCTTTGGATAACACTCTTCCTCCTCCAGCTCGTTCTCTATCTCCTACTCGTTTAGGTTCTGGTTCAGGAATAGTTGCCTCTTCCCACAAGCCTTCTCCTTCCAGTTCTCAGCTATTCTCTCATTTCAGAAGTTACTCCATGTCATCATTGCCTCAAAATACTACATCATCTCCTCAACCTGTTAAAACCCAAAGTTCTAAGCCTAGCTTTGACCTTGGAGACTGGAATCAGTACTCATCTCAGAAGTTCTGGAAAGGTCAAAAATCTGGGGGTGAAGGTCTTTTATCTTTTCGAGGTGTATCATTAGAGCGAGAAAGATTTTCTGTTCGTTGTGGGCTAGAAGGCATCTATATTCCAGGACGAAGATGGAGAAGGAAACTTAAAATTGTTCAACTGGTAGAAATTCATTCATTTGCTGCAGACTGCAATACCGACGACCTTCTCTGTGTTCAGATAAAG AATGTTTCTCCAGAAAGTAATCCAGATATAGTTGTATACATAGATGCTATAACAATCGTATTTGAGGAGGCTTCGAAAAGTGTATCACCTTCATCATTGCCAATTGCTTGCATTGAAGCTGGAAATGACCACTCTTTGCCAAATCTACCCCTCAG GAGAGGTGAAGAGCACTCTTTTATTCTTAAACCAGCATGCTCTATGCAGCAAAATGTAAAAGTTCATGCTGAAAAAGTTTCTCCATCATCAAGTTTGCGCCTCACACCCAGTCCCATTGAAGGAAGGAGGAATGGTTTGGATACTGATAAGTATGCAATAATGGTATCCTGCCGATGCAACTATACGG AGTCAAGGTTATTTTTCAAGCGGACAACTAGTTGGCGACCACGTATCTCAAGGGATCTTTTGATCTCTGTTGCATCTGAAATGTCGGGACAATCTTCTGGATCGAGCGAAAGAGCTTCTCAGCTTCCAGTTCAG GTCTTAACCCTTCAGGCATCAAATTTGACATCTGAAGATCTTACTATGACGGTTCTTGCACCTGCCTCATTTACTTCTCCTCCTTCAGTGGGGTCCTTGAGCTCACCAACAACACCAATGAATCCATTTGTTCGTTTGTCTGATTCTTCAAGCAGAATAGGTGGGGAAAGACATGGTACTGCAATTAAAAGACTGAGTTCTATGCCTCCTTCAGAGAAACCTAAACAGACGGGTAAAGGGGGAGTTCACTCCCATTCCTTTAATGAACAATCTTCCCCCATATCTGATGTTGTTCCAAGTGATGGTCTAGGTTGCACGCATCTATGGCTGCAGAGTCGAGTCCCCTTAGG ATGTGTTCCTGCTCAATCAACAGCTACCATCAAGCTTGAGCTACTTCCCTTGACTGATGGCATAATTACTCTGGACACGTTACAGATTGATGTCAAGGATAAAG GTCTAACGTACATTCCCGAGCATTCACTGAAAATCAATGCAACTTCAAGCATATCTACAGGGATTGTATAG